The genome window GCTTTCAGAGACGGGACACTTCCGGCACGACCGGTTCCGCGGTTTCCAGACGCGTCAATCGGCGAGCGGCAGGAAGGCCACGGCATTGTTGTTGTTCATCGGGATGATGAGCTGCTTCTGCTTCGGGTCATAGCCCATCGAGGCGGCACTCGGAATCCCGGCCGCGATGATCGTGGCCGGCTGGCCGGGACGGATCCGCGACACGCTGCCGAATCGCACGCTGCTGACGTACTTCGTCCCGTCCGGCAGGATGACGAGACCGTCGTTGCCGCTCTCGACGGCATGCTCGGTCCGAAGCAGCTTGCCGCTCTCGGGGTCGAACGTCAGGACCGAATTGTCCCCCACGTTGACGACCACAACGTTCCCGTCCGGATCGATCGCCACGCCGTTCGGACTCATGAGCGGCTTCCCTTCGACGAACGTCGAGACCTCCCCCTCGCTGGTGATCTTGTAGACGCGGCTCTCCGGTCGGGTGTTGGAGACAAAGATTATTCCGTCCTTCGTCACGCCGATCCCGTTGAGGAACGTCGCTCCCGCCACCGGATAGGCCCGTCCCGGTTTGCCGGTCGCCAGGTCGAACGTGCGGACGGTCTCGACATCCGCCGAATACAGGACGCCCCCCTGAATCGCGCTCCCCAGCGGATGATTCAGCGTCAGTCCGTCGCGCGTGGCGCCGATCCACTTCGCCGTGTGGACCGTGCCGTCGGGGTTCAGCAGCGAGACATACCCGTCGTTCTCTTCCTGCATCTGCGGAATGCCGGCGTTCATGACGACGATCAGGTTCCGCTCGGAATCGTAGGTGCAGCTCTCGGCGAACCGGAAACTCCCGTAGACCTTGATGTTGCCCGTCAGCGGAACGAACTTCCCCGCCTCGTTGACGGCGCCGAGCGCCGGCCCGGCCTGAAACTCCTTCTTCGCGGCGGGCGCGGGAGTCTGGGCGGTCGCGATCCCTCCCAGCAGCGGCAGTGTCCAGGCGAACGTCAGGGCGAGAGTCTTCATGTGTGCGCTTTCGTAAGACGTCGATGACTCGGCGGCGGCCCCGAACTCGAACTCGGACCCGGATCCAGACCCGGCAGGTGGCGGAGTCGGTATCCTTGCCCCGCCCAGACCCGCGATACTCGGTGCGACCGCCTCGAAGGAAAACCGGTGTTTCCCGGTCTGTCAAATATTCGCTTGAATGTCGCGGATCGGGAAGTCAGTCGGCCATCGAAACGGCTGCCACGAAAGGAGGGGAGATGTTGCCGGATTCCGCGGAAGCGGCGATGGAGACATCGGTCTCCCGGACGGGAGAGCAGCACTGTACCGCGTTGGCCGCGGCCACCTTCTTCCTTCTGCTCTGCAGCTACTATGTCCTCCGGCCGGTGCGGGAGACCATGGCGGTCCTGGCCGGCCCCGATCGCGTACCGTGGCTCTTCACCGGAACGTTCGTGGCGACGCTGGCGGTCGTCCCGCTCTTTGGATGGCTCGTCCGGCGCGTCCCCCGCGACTGGCTGATCCCGGCGGTCTACGGTCCGATGATCGCCTGCCTCGCGGGCTTTTACGTCGTCTTCCGGGCCGGTCCGACGACCGTCTCCGCCGCCGCGTTCTTCATCTGGCTGAGCCTCTTCAACCTGCTGGTGACCTCGCTCTTCTGGAGCCGCGTCGGCGATGCCTTCACGACGGAGCAGGCCCGGCGCTGCTACGGCTACATCACCGCCGGAGGGACCGCCGGCGCCGTGACGGGACCGGCCCTCACCACCCTGCTCGCGGAGCGGATCAGCACCGCCAGCCTGCTGCTCGTCTCCATGGGACTGCTCCTCTTCGCCGGCGGGAGCCTGCTGTTTCTGCGCCCCCCTTCCGATGTTTCGGCCGCCCCCTCCCAGCGCCCGATCGGAGGCTCGGTCCTGGCCGGGATCGCCCAGACGTTTCGCGATCCGCTCCTGGCCGCCCTGGCCGGGCTGGTGATCTGTTACTCCTCGATCTCGACCGTCCTGTACCAGGAGATGACCGGCATCGTGGGCAAGGCCTACGCGGACGCCGGCGCGCGGACCGCTTACTTCGCCCGGATCGACCTGAGCGTCAATCTGCTGTCGCTCGCGTTGCAGTTGCTCGCCACTCGCTTTCTGCTGCGGTCCTGGCGACTGGGGTGGTGCCTCGGCCTCGTCCCCGCGGTGATGCTGCTCGGTCTGGTCGGCGTCGGAGTTGCCCCCACCGCCGGCCTCTTTGCCGTCGTCCAGGTGCTGCACCGCGCCGGGGAGTTCGCCCTCTCCAAACCGAGCCGCGAGGTCCTGTTCACCACGGTCGACGCCGAGAACCGCTACAAGGCCAAGAACTTCATCGATACCGCGGTCTACCGGACCAACGACGCGGCGAGCATCTGGCTCACCACCGCCGTCCGCTCGCTGGGGGGAAACGCAATCTGGATCGTCGCCCTGCCGGTGACGATGGCTTGGCTTCTCTTGAGCTGGTCGACGGGACGCCGCTACGACCGCCGCGCGTCAAACGCCGTCGCTGACCCCTCGGCGAATTCCGACACTGGCGGTCAGCCGGGTGCCCCTCCGTCACGAGCCTGACGCGCCGACTCCGCCGCCGCGGGACTCCGTTTCGGGCGGACCGCCTGTCCGGCGCAGCGTGCGGCGAACCACCGCGGGATCAGCCGCGGGCCGTGCGACAGGAGCCGGTTCTTCAGGCCGTCGACGACGAGGCTGCTCTTGCGGTCGAGACCATTCAGGGCGGTTGCGACGACCTGGGAAACCGTCCGCGGGGAACCGACCGCCGCTTCTTTTGCCTCGCCGCGGTCGAACAGCTCGGTCGTCGTCGTCCCCGGGCAAAGGCCGAGGACGCAGACGTTGCGGTCCCGGCACTCCTCCCACAGGGCGACCGAAAACGAGATGACGAACGCCTTCGTCGCGGCATAGACCGCGAGGTACGGAATCGGCTGGAAGCCCGCGATCGAGGCGACGTTGATCACGCCCCCGAACCGCCGCTCCAGCATTCCCGGCAGGAAGGCGTGGGTCAGGCCGACGAGGGCCGTGATGTTGATCATCACCTCCGCGTGATCCCGCGCCGGATCGATCGTCTCGAAGGCGCCGTACGTCATGACGCCGGCGTTGTTGACCAGCAGGTCGACCGCGAGCCCCCGTTCCGCTACGGCGGCCGTGACCTCGGCCGCGGCCGCCTCACGGCTCAGGTCCGCCGGGATGACGTGGACCGGGACGCCGCACGTCGACTTCAATTCCGCGGCGAGCGCGTCGAGCGCCGCCTCGTTGCGGGCCACCAGGATCAGCGTCATGCCGCGGGCCGCGAGCTCGCGCGCGAACCCGGCCCCGATCCCGGCCGAGGCCCCCGTAATCAGCGCCACCTTGCCGCGATACGAAAACGTCACTCCGACCTCTCAATGGTTCCGGCGATGGTGCCGCCGTGCTCTTTGTTGGACGTCTCCCACCACCGCCCGGTGTAGACGTCGTCATGGAACAGGATCCGGGCCGACCAGTTCGCCTTGCCCGGCCCCGCCTTCACATCGTCCAGGATCAGGACCGCCGTGTCTCCGGCGAACTTGACCGAGGCGGAGATCGGAAACTCGAGCTGGCGATCACGGACGCTGAAGACGGAGACGATCGTCCACCGGCCCCCTTCGCCCTTCTCGACCCGGGCAATGCGGTAGCCGCGGTCATTCCGCTCGTCCCCCAGACGTCCCTGTTGAACCGGCGCCCAGGTCCCCTTGAGGGTGGCGTTCTTCAGCATGGCGACGAACTTTGCCTCCACGTCGCCGTCCCCCTGGGGGAGAGCCGGCCCCGCGGGGAGGAACAGACAGATCCCGATGGCAGCGGTGGTCAGCAGCAGTGACCTGGCGTTCGTCATGGTCGAATTCCGGAAGGAGGAGCGTTCCGACACCAGAGTAGGAGGACGCGGGGAAACGACAACGATGCGTCACTCGCGAGGCGGAAACAGTCAAACTGCAATTTGAATGTGTGGCCCAGATGCCGTCGAGCCTGGGCGTTTCCACCGGGTCCGAATTCGGGAGAGCATCGAATGAAGAAGCTGATTGCATTGGCCGTGGCGGCCGTGGTGTCCACCTCGTTCTTCGCTCAGGCGGCCGACAAGGAAGAGTGCCTCGCCGTCGGTTCGAAAGTGAATGCGTTCTACGTGACCGACGTCACGGGACCGGAAGCAGGCAAGAAGCTCTGCTACCGCTGCAAGTACGGCAACCGTCCGGTCGTCACGATCTTCTCCCGCAACGTCGACGACCAGGTGACCTCCCTGGTGAAGGAAGTGGACGGCGTCGTCGGCAAGAATCAGGACAAGAGCATGGCGGCCTTCGTCGTCCTCCTCTCGGACAATCCGGAGAAGTCGGCCGAGACCCTGAAGGCCGCCGCGGACAAGGCCGGCATCAAGCACACGCCGCTGACCACCTTTGATGGCCAGACCGGTCCGGACGACTACAAGATCGCCAAGGACGCCGACATCACGGTCATGATGTGGGTCAAGGGCGAGCTGAAGGTCAACGAGACCTACAAGCAGGGGAAGCTGGACCAGGCGACCGTCGCCAAGCTTGTCAAAGAGACGAGCAGCATCCTGAACTGAGAAGGCGACCGCTTCCATCTTCGCGCCGCAGGTTCGATCGGACCTGCGGCGTATTCGTTTCGTGGAAGCGACCCCGGCTTCGGTCGCTCCCGTCGAGAGAACCGTCCACCAACGTGTTCTTCAGAACCGCGAGGGCTGACCGTATGGACTCAGGGCACGACACCGCTGACGCCCGGTGAACCTTGGCTCGATCCGGGCGACCGGTCTCCCGCGGCGGGATTCGGCAGCGCTCGCCAGTCAGAGAATCTCACGGATGACGGAGCCGTGGACGTCCGTCAGACGGCGATTGATGCCGTTGTTGTAGAAGGTGAGCTGCTCGTGGTTCAGTCCCAGCAGGTGAAGTGCTGTCGCGTGCAGGTCGTAACAGTAGGTGGGCGAGACGACCGCTTTGAAGCCGAGTTCGTCGGTCTCTCCGTAGGCGGTCCCTCCGCGGACTCCGCCTCCCGCCATCCAGGCCGTGAACGCTCCGGGATTGTGGTCGCGTCCCTGGCCCTGCGCGGCGGGCTGGCGGCCGAACTCCGTGGTACAGATCACGAGCGTGCTGTCGAGCAGTCCGCGGGACTTGAGATCGGTGAGCAGCG of Planctomyces sp. SH-PL14 contains these proteins:
- a CDS encoding NTP/NDP exchange transporter, with the translated sequence MLPDSAEAAMETSVSRTGEQHCTALAAATFFLLLCSYYVLRPVRETMAVLAGPDRVPWLFTGTFVATLAVVPLFGWLVRRVPRDWLIPAVYGPMIACLAGFYVVFRAGPTTVSAAAFFIWLSLFNLLVTSLFWSRVGDAFTTEQARRCYGYITAGGTAGAVTGPALTTLLAERISTASLLLVSMGLLLFAGGSLLFLRPPSDVSAAPSQRPIGGSVLAGIAQTFRDPLLAALAGLVICYSSISTVLYQEMTGIVGKAYADAGARTAYFARIDLSVNLLSLALQLLATRFLLRSWRLGWCLGLVPAVMLLGLVGVGVAPTAGLFAVVQVLHRAGEFALSKPSREVLFTTVDAENRYKAKNFIDTAVYRTNDAASIWLTTAVRSLGGNAIWIVALPVTMAWLLLSWSTGRRYDRRASNAVADPSANSDTGGQPGAPPSRA
- a CDS encoding SMP-30/gluconolactonase/LRE family protein produces the protein MKTLALTFAWTLPLLGGIATAQTPAPAAKKEFQAGPALGAVNEAGKFVPLTGNIKVYGSFRFAESCTYDSERNLIVVMNAGIPQMQEENDGYVSLLNPDGTVHTAKWIGATRDGLTLNHPLGSAIQGGVLYSADVETVRTFDLATGKPGRAYPVAGATFLNGIGVTKDGIIFVSNTRPESRVYKITSEGEVSTFVEGKPLMSPNGVAIDPDGNVVVVNVGDNSVLTFDPESGKLLRTEHAVESGNDGLVILPDGTKYVSSVRFGSVSRIRPGQPATIIAAGIPSAASMGYDPKQKQLIIPMNNNNAVAFLPLAD
- a CDS encoding SDR family NAD(P)-dependent oxidoreductase, which codes for MTFSYRGKVALITGASAGIGAGFARELAARGMTLILVARNEAALDALAAELKSTCGVPVHVIPADLSREAAAAEVTAAVAERGLAVDLLVNNAGVMTYGAFETIDPARDHAEVMINITALVGLTHAFLPGMLERRFGGVINVASIAGFQPIPYLAVYAATKAFVISFSVALWEECRDRNVCVLGLCPGTTTTELFDRGEAKEAAVGSPRTVSQVVATALNGLDRKSSLVVDGLKNRLLSHGPRLIPRWFAARCAGQAVRPKRSPAAAESARQARDGGAPG